In Zonotrichia albicollis isolate bZonAlb1 chromosome 3, bZonAlb1.hap1, whole genome shotgun sequence, a single window of DNA contains:
- the LOC141728638 gene encoding acrosin-like gives MDYFGLLVLLTMARLAQSQYTCGWTCGLRPMMSDPGYNSRDHGMTRIVGGTDAKPGAWPWMVSIQHPSIPGTKHFCGGSLIRADWVLTAAHCFDLIFNSSLVSVMIGATQLTQPGPGAQFRQIKKLICHENYQRHDMSNDIALLELSKPVDCSPYIQLACVADAILGLSVTQERNCWIAGWGATTVKDKTPSDHLQEAKVQLINIQLCNSTFWNAGKIHTHNLCAGYPQGHIDTCQGDSGGPLMCQDRHADYWWVVGVTSWGKGCGRARRPGVYTSTQHFYDWILAHMDAENV, from the exons ATGGATTATTTTGGCCTCCTCGTCCTGCTAAccatggccaggctggcacagagccagtacACCTGCGG ATGGACTTGCGGCCTCCGACCCATGATGTCTGACCCTGGGTACAATAGTCGTGACCACGGCATGACACGCATCGTGGGTGGCACAGATGCCAAGCCAGGGGCCTGGCCGTGGATGGTCAGCATCCAGCATCCGAGCATACCAGGCACAAAGCATTTCTGTGGAGGGTCCCTCATCAGGGCAGATTGGgtcctcacagcagcccactGCTTTGACCTCATTTT TAACAGCAGCTTGGTCTCCGTGATGATTGGGGCCACCCAGTTGACTCAGCCAGGCCCTGGAGCACAATTCCGCCAAATTAAGAAGTTAATATGTCATGAAAACTATCAGAGACATGACATGAGCAATGATATTGCCTTGCTGGAACTGAGCAAGCCTGTTGACTGCAGCCCCTACATCCAGCTGGCCTGTGTGGCTGATGCTATCTTAGGGTTGTCAGTGACACAGGAGCGTAACTGCTGGATTGCTGGCTGGGGTGCCACTACTGTAAAAG ATAAAACTCCAAGTGATCACCTGCAGGAGGCCAAGGTACAGCTCATCAATATCCAGCTGTGTAACAGCACCTTCTGGAATGCAGGGAAAATCCACACGCACAACTTGTGTGCTGGATACCCACAGGGCCACATCGACACCTGCCAG ggtgaCAGCGGTGGTCCTCTCATGTGCCAAGACAGACATGCTGACTACTGGTGGGTTGTTGGAGTGAccagctggggaaaaggctgtgGCAGAGCAAGGCGACCGGGAGTCTACACCTCCACACAGCACTTCTATGACTGGATTCTGGCCCATATGGATGCAGAGAACGTTTAA